In Alosa alosa isolate M-15738 ecotype Scorff River chromosome 19, AALO_Geno_1.1, whole genome shotgun sequence, a genomic segment contains:
- the ahi1 gene encoding jouberin isoform X1, with protein MPVELEVKTRIDEVFRRYDVVPVVRKKVKKKPDELQENIVLETFKKNLDLTKGTEDHETILHNTYDPAQGSPRFTKNKRREWEVTEKANVNGGAPNQSLLTRVKKKNKRNLPVPPSHDVARVSDHDDWSANRSEVSPVQEYDEGGRGKGKRGKKGRTKGGEDEEEARGGVDADDDLLQEYQQQLEELGGAAGPSFSARAGVLNNEVGKKRKKKKQLKSTEGEISALQEDAQEKRRSGQLDQEEVTEADIESLKSKGKKKKKKKEVLTEESQTEIDLPSRPMFDDSLVLGVYIHRSDRLKTDLLVSHPMVKVHVVDDRTFQYVKKEDANRPVSSFYERDSVDHILPIMTQPFDFKKRKSTVPEWEEQIIFNERFGYLLQEEYNAPRVILFFEILDFMSMEEARTHANADRHERGFRKIAWAFLKLVGTNGVLNTDSRLRLQLYSVPPRAKKMPNTIEVVEWWRKFPRTRYASTLYITIKGLKLPDHVDPSIRSMMALQQERGSTSYSELQNEITRRTNDRLLDSKHNIIKWNRLPGQVCRIPNKPMLAFRGGQMGCFTLRFSHHGLMLAAACADRDAFPVIVYEIPSGKVLTSFNGHLSLVYDLWWSKDDCYLLSTSSDGTVRIWDVERLQNVAQKILPHPCFLYCAQFHPSAQHLVVTGGFDCLLRVWDVDVHDVNGHLLKECEGHIAFVNALCFDQEGGRMFSGDNAGVIIEWNVTVGDASSQNPTRFWKIEREIKEPDLEGVPINCLEVHPNGRRLLIQAKDSTIRVMDLRLLAVKKFTGASNYRERIQSTLTPCGSFIFSGSEDGLAYVWNAETGDQVAVYSELCYPTALRTAAFHPFENMVAFCAYGQSQPIHLYLYDHKVALLEVESMKALTRTGTTDTQTPVTFQDPNVSAMDRFASAARVSLKLQRLQAQLDSVREPYRNTTGADFGYNQGGLSYIGRSHTQEAGVTITVFLSNAAACTMVGLSASLPPPALLSPHSQLHISAPLAAQLLPQAAGATQGRGFSPVGQSRRLSPSLMHMKGSTGFPDSSNVSVDADVPVHQTVVSLYDYTANRSDELTVRRGDVINVLYKDNDSWWFGQLASGQQGYFPATYVVDEKSFDEEMSQAINAEPMFQQEGALSERATPTRMMAAISGSGELKILSEQDTEPEQSTSRIKGKKMKKKVKRREAITASSDSEGPRTGSHRRRPLPPLGKANEAFEPEPNTQRLG; from the exons ATGCCGGTTG AGCTTGAGGTGAAAACTAGGATTGATGAAGTGTTCAGGAGATATGATGTGGTTCCTGTGGTGAGGAAGAAGGTGAAAAAGAAACCCGATGAGCTTCAGGAAAATATTGTG CTTGAAACTTTTAAGAAAAACCTTGACTTGACCAAAGGCACAGAGGACCATGAGACCATCCTCCATAACACCTACGACCCAGCACAGGGCAGCCCTCGCTTCACCAAAAACAAACGCCGGGAATGGGAGGTGACCGAGAAGGCCAACGTCAACGGCGGCGCACCCAACCAGTCTCTCCTCACCAGAGTcaagaagaagaacaagagaAACTTGCCAGTGCCTCCCAGCCATGATGTAGCCAGGGTCAGCGACCACGATGATTGGAGCGCCaacaggtcagaggtcagtccAGTTCAGGAGTATGACGAGGGTGGTAGAGGGAAAGGCAAACGGGGGAAGAAAGGGAGGACCAAAGGAGGAGAAGACGAGGAGGAGGCAAGAGGAGGGGTGGATGCCGACGATGACCTCCTGCAGGAGTACCAGCAGCAGCTGGAGGAGCTCGGAGGAGCAGCCGGCCCCAGCTTCAGCGCCAGAGCAGGTGTGCTGAACAACGAGGTGggcaagaagaggaagaagaagaagcaacTCAAGtccacagagggagagataag TGCCCTTCAGGAGGATGCCCAGGAGAAGAGGAGGTCTGGGCAGTTGGACCAGGAGGAGGTTACAGAGGCTGACATAGAATCACTCAAGTCCAAAggcaagaaaaagaagaagaaaaaggaag TACTGACCGAAGAGAGCCAGACAGAGATCGATCTCCCTTCGCGTCCCATGTTTGATGACAGCCTGGTTTTGGGAGTCTATATCCATCGTTCTGACCGGCTGAAGACAGACCTGCTGGTGTCTCATCCCATGGTTAAGGTCCATGTGGTGGACGACAGAACATTCCAGTATGTGAAGAAGGAGGATGC TAACCGGCCAGTCTCCTCCTTCTATGAGCGTGACAGTGTGGACCACATCCTGCCCATCATGACTCAGCCCTTCGACTTTAAGAAGCGCAAGTCCACCGTGCCAGAGTGGGAGGAACAGATCATCTTCAATGAGCGCTTCGGCTACCTCTTGCAAGAAGAGTACAACGCACCAAGGGTCATTCTGTTTTTCGAG ATCCTGGATTTCATGAGCATGGAAGAAGCGAGAACTCATGCCAACGCTGATCGGCATGAACGAGGGTTCAGAAAAATAGCTTGGGCCTTTCTGAAG CTGGTAGGAACCAATGGAGTGCTGAACACTGACAGCAGGCTGAGACTGCAGCTCTACAGCGTGCCCCCCAGGGCCAAGAAGATGCCCAACACCATCGAAGTGGtggagtggtggaggaagttCCCCAGGACCAGATACGCGTCCACCCTCTACATCACCATCAAGGGCCTCAAGCTCCCTGACCAT GTGGACCCCAGCATCCGCTCCATGATGGCCCTACAGCAGGAGCGGGGCAGCACCTCTTACAGTGAGTTGCAGAATGAGATCACAAGGCGAACTAATGACAGGCTGCTGGACAGCAAACACAACATTATCAAGTGGAATCGCCTGCCTGGACAG GTGTGCCGGATCCCCAACAAGCCCATGCTGGCGTTCCGAGGGGGGCAGATGGGCTGTTTCACGCTGCGCTTCTCCCACCACGGCCTCATGCTGGCGGCCGCCTGCGCTGACCGAGATGCCTTCCCCGTCATAG tcTATGAAATTCCTTCTGGCAAAGTGCTGACTTCCTTTAATGGCCACTTGAGCCTTGTGTATGATCTGTGGTGGTCTAAAGATGACTGCTATCTGCTGTCTACATCATCTGACGGAACAGTGAG GATATGGGATGTAGAGAGGCTCCAGAATGTGGCTCAGAAGATCTTGCCCCATCCTTGCTTCCTCTACTGCGCCCAGTTCCACCCCTCCGCACAGCACCTGGTGGTGACCGGTGGCTTTGACTGCCTGCTCAGGGTTTGGGACGTGGACGTCCACGATGTCAACGGCCATCTCCTGAAGGAGTGTGAGGGCCACATTGCCTTTGTCAATGCCCTGTGTTTTGACCAAGAAG GGGGGCGAATGTTTTCTGGGGACAATGCAGGCGTCATCATAGAGTGGAATGTAACCGTGGGTGACGCATCCAGCCAGAATCCAACTCGCTTCTGGAAGATTGAGAGG GAGATAAAAGAGCCTGATCTGGAAGGAGTTCCCATCAACTGTTTGGAAGTGCATCCCAATGGGCGCCGCCTTCTGATTCAAGCCAAAGACAGCACCATCCGCGTTATGGATTTGAGATT ACTGGCTGTGAAGAAGTTCACTGGTGCCTCAAACTACCGGGAGAGGATCCAGAGCACCCTGACGCCCTGTGGCAGCTTCATCTTCTCCGGGAGCGAGGACGGCCTGGCCTACGTGTGGAACGCTGAGACCG gggatcAAGTGGCGGTGTACTCCGAGCTGTGTTACCCCACTGCTTTGAGGACTGCTGCTTTTCACCCTTTTGAGAACATGGTGGCCTTCTGTGCTTATGGCCAAAGCCAGCCCATCCACCTGTACCTTTATGACCATAAAG TGGCCCTGTTGGAGGTGGAGAGCATGAAGGCCCTGACCAGAACGGGTACGACGGACACACAAACCCCGGTGACTTTCCAGGACCCCAACGTGTCGGCCATGGACCGCTTTGCCAGTGCCGCACGAGTATCTCTGAAACTGCAGCGCCTCCAAGCGCAACTGGACTCTGTGCGG GAGCCATATCGAAACACAACCGGAGCAGACTTTGGCTATAATCAAG GAGGGCTGTCCTACATAGGAAGAAGTCACACCCAAGAGGCAGGTGTCACCATCACCGTGTTCCTTTCAAATGCTGCAGCTTGTACAATG GTGGGTCTGAGTGCATCCctgcctcctcctgctctcctctctcctcactcccAGCTGCACATCTCTGCCCCACTGGCAGCTCAACTGCTCCCACAGGCAGCTGGTGCCACTCAAGGCC GAGGGTTCAGTCCAGTGGGCCAGTCTCGGAGACTCAGCCCTTCCCTGATGCACATGAAG GGGAGCACTGGGTTTCCTGATTCATCAAATGTGTCGGTAGACGCAGATGTGCCTGTCCATCAAACG GTCGTGTCGCTGTACGACTACACGGCCAACCGCTCCGATGAGCTAACAGTGCGGCGGGGCGATGTCATCAACGTGCTGTACAAAGACAACGACAGCTGGTGGTTTGGCCAGCTGGCCAGCGGGCAGCAGGGTTACTTCCCCGCCACCTATGTGGTGGACGAGA aGAGTTTTGATGAGGAGATGTCACAGGCCATTAATGCAGAGCCCATGTTTCAGCAGGAGGGGGCGCTGTCAGAGAGAGCAACACCTACGAGG ATGATGGCAGCCATCAGTGGCTCCGGTGAGCTGAAGATCCTGTCTGAGCAGGACACGGAGCCTGAGCAATCCACAAGCAG AATTAAAGGcaagaagatgaagaagaaggtGAAAAGGCGAGAGGCCATCACAGCCTCCTCCGATTCTGAGGGTCCTCGGACAGGAAGCCATAGGAGGAGGCCCCTCCCCCCACTAGGGAAGGCCAATGAGGCTTTTGAACCAGAGCCCAACACACAGAGACTGGGATAG
- the ahi1 gene encoding jouberin isoform X2, which produces MPVELEVKTRIDEVFRRYDVVPVVRKKVKKKPDELQENIVLETFKKNLDLTKGTEDHETILHNTYDPAQGSPRFTKNKRREWEVTEKANVNGGAPNQSLLTRVKKKNKRNLPVPPSHDVARVSDHDDWSANRSEVSPVQEYDEGGRGKGKRGKKGRTKGGEDEEEARGGVDADDDLLQEYQQQLEELGGAAGPSFSARAGVLNNEVGKKRKKKKQLKSTEGEISALQEDAQEKRRSGQLDQEEVTEADIESLKSKGKKKKKKKEVLTEESQTEIDLPSRPMFDDSLVLGVYIHRSDRLKTDLLVSHPMVKVHVVDDRTFQYVKKEDANRPVSSFYERDSVDHILPIMTQPFDFKKRKSTVPEWEEQIIFNERFGYLLQEEYNAPRVILFFEILDFMSMEEARTHANADRHERGFRKIAWAFLKLVGTNGVLNTDSRLRLQLYSVPPRAKKMPNTIEVVEWWRKFPRTRYASTLYITIKGLKLPDHVDPSIRSMMALQQERGSTSYSELQNEITRRTNDRLLDSKHNIIKWNRLPGQVCRIPNKPMLAFRGGQMGCFTLRFSHHGLMLAAACADRDAFPVIVYEIPSGKVLTSFNGHLSLVYDLWWSKDDCYLLSTSSDGTVRIWDVERLQNVAQKILPHPCFLYCAQFHPSAQHLVVTGGFDCLLRVWDVDVHDVNGHLLKECEGHIAFVNALCFDQEGGRMFSGDNAGVIIEWNVTVGDASSQNPTRFWKIEREIKEPDLEGVPINCLEVHPNGRRLLIQAKDSTIRVMDLRLLAVKKFTGASNYRERIQSTLTPCGSFIFSGSEDGLAYVWNAETGDQVAVYSELCYPTALRTAAFHPFENMVAFCAYGQSQPIHLYLYDHKVALLEVESMKALTRTGTTDTQTPVTFQDPNVSAMDRFASAARVSLKLQRLQAQLDSVREPYRNTTGADFGYNQGGLSYIGRSHTQEVGLSASLPPPALLSPHSQLHISAPLAAQLLPQAAGATQGRGFSPVGQSRRLSPSLMHMKGSTGFPDSSNVSVDADVPVHQTVVSLYDYTANRSDELTVRRGDVINVLYKDNDSWWFGQLASGQQGYFPATYVVDEKSFDEEMSQAINAEPMFQQEGALSERATPTRMMAAISGSGELKILSEQDTEPEQSTSRIKGKKMKKKVKRREAITASSDSEGPRTGSHRRRPLPPLGKANEAFEPEPNTQRLG; this is translated from the exons ATGCCGGTTG AGCTTGAGGTGAAAACTAGGATTGATGAAGTGTTCAGGAGATATGATGTGGTTCCTGTGGTGAGGAAGAAGGTGAAAAAGAAACCCGATGAGCTTCAGGAAAATATTGTG CTTGAAACTTTTAAGAAAAACCTTGACTTGACCAAAGGCACAGAGGACCATGAGACCATCCTCCATAACACCTACGACCCAGCACAGGGCAGCCCTCGCTTCACCAAAAACAAACGCCGGGAATGGGAGGTGACCGAGAAGGCCAACGTCAACGGCGGCGCACCCAACCAGTCTCTCCTCACCAGAGTcaagaagaagaacaagagaAACTTGCCAGTGCCTCCCAGCCATGATGTAGCCAGGGTCAGCGACCACGATGATTGGAGCGCCaacaggtcagaggtcagtccAGTTCAGGAGTATGACGAGGGTGGTAGAGGGAAAGGCAAACGGGGGAAGAAAGGGAGGACCAAAGGAGGAGAAGACGAGGAGGAGGCAAGAGGAGGGGTGGATGCCGACGATGACCTCCTGCAGGAGTACCAGCAGCAGCTGGAGGAGCTCGGAGGAGCAGCCGGCCCCAGCTTCAGCGCCAGAGCAGGTGTGCTGAACAACGAGGTGggcaagaagaggaagaagaagaagcaacTCAAGtccacagagggagagataag TGCCCTTCAGGAGGATGCCCAGGAGAAGAGGAGGTCTGGGCAGTTGGACCAGGAGGAGGTTACAGAGGCTGACATAGAATCACTCAAGTCCAAAggcaagaaaaagaagaagaaaaaggaag TACTGACCGAAGAGAGCCAGACAGAGATCGATCTCCCTTCGCGTCCCATGTTTGATGACAGCCTGGTTTTGGGAGTCTATATCCATCGTTCTGACCGGCTGAAGACAGACCTGCTGGTGTCTCATCCCATGGTTAAGGTCCATGTGGTGGACGACAGAACATTCCAGTATGTGAAGAAGGAGGATGC TAACCGGCCAGTCTCCTCCTTCTATGAGCGTGACAGTGTGGACCACATCCTGCCCATCATGACTCAGCCCTTCGACTTTAAGAAGCGCAAGTCCACCGTGCCAGAGTGGGAGGAACAGATCATCTTCAATGAGCGCTTCGGCTACCTCTTGCAAGAAGAGTACAACGCACCAAGGGTCATTCTGTTTTTCGAG ATCCTGGATTTCATGAGCATGGAAGAAGCGAGAACTCATGCCAACGCTGATCGGCATGAACGAGGGTTCAGAAAAATAGCTTGGGCCTTTCTGAAG CTGGTAGGAACCAATGGAGTGCTGAACACTGACAGCAGGCTGAGACTGCAGCTCTACAGCGTGCCCCCCAGGGCCAAGAAGATGCCCAACACCATCGAAGTGGtggagtggtggaggaagttCCCCAGGACCAGATACGCGTCCACCCTCTACATCACCATCAAGGGCCTCAAGCTCCCTGACCAT GTGGACCCCAGCATCCGCTCCATGATGGCCCTACAGCAGGAGCGGGGCAGCACCTCTTACAGTGAGTTGCAGAATGAGATCACAAGGCGAACTAATGACAGGCTGCTGGACAGCAAACACAACATTATCAAGTGGAATCGCCTGCCTGGACAG GTGTGCCGGATCCCCAACAAGCCCATGCTGGCGTTCCGAGGGGGGCAGATGGGCTGTTTCACGCTGCGCTTCTCCCACCACGGCCTCATGCTGGCGGCCGCCTGCGCTGACCGAGATGCCTTCCCCGTCATAG tcTATGAAATTCCTTCTGGCAAAGTGCTGACTTCCTTTAATGGCCACTTGAGCCTTGTGTATGATCTGTGGTGGTCTAAAGATGACTGCTATCTGCTGTCTACATCATCTGACGGAACAGTGAG GATATGGGATGTAGAGAGGCTCCAGAATGTGGCTCAGAAGATCTTGCCCCATCCTTGCTTCCTCTACTGCGCCCAGTTCCACCCCTCCGCACAGCACCTGGTGGTGACCGGTGGCTTTGACTGCCTGCTCAGGGTTTGGGACGTGGACGTCCACGATGTCAACGGCCATCTCCTGAAGGAGTGTGAGGGCCACATTGCCTTTGTCAATGCCCTGTGTTTTGACCAAGAAG GGGGGCGAATGTTTTCTGGGGACAATGCAGGCGTCATCATAGAGTGGAATGTAACCGTGGGTGACGCATCCAGCCAGAATCCAACTCGCTTCTGGAAGATTGAGAGG GAGATAAAAGAGCCTGATCTGGAAGGAGTTCCCATCAACTGTTTGGAAGTGCATCCCAATGGGCGCCGCCTTCTGATTCAAGCCAAAGACAGCACCATCCGCGTTATGGATTTGAGATT ACTGGCTGTGAAGAAGTTCACTGGTGCCTCAAACTACCGGGAGAGGATCCAGAGCACCCTGACGCCCTGTGGCAGCTTCATCTTCTCCGGGAGCGAGGACGGCCTGGCCTACGTGTGGAACGCTGAGACCG gggatcAAGTGGCGGTGTACTCCGAGCTGTGTTACCCCACTGCTTTGAGGACTGCTGCTTTTCACCCTTTTGAGAACATGGTGGCCTTCTGTGCTTATGGCCAAAGCCAGCCCATCCACCTGTACCTTTATGACCATAAAG TGGCCCTGTTGGAGGTGGAGAGCATGAAGGCCCTGACCAGAACGGGTACGACGGACACACAAACCCCGGTGACTTTCCAGGACCCCAACGTGTCGGCCATGGACCGCTTTGCCAGTGCCGCACGAGTATCTCTGAAACTGCAGCGCCTCCAAGCGCAACTGGACTCTGTGCGG GAGCCATATCGAAACACAACCGGAGCAGACTTTGGCTATAATCAAG GAGGGCTGTCCTACATAGGAAGAAGTCACACCCAAGAG GTGGGTCTGAGTGCATCCctgcctcctcctgctctcctctctcctcactcccAGCTGCACATCTCTGCCCCACTGGCAGCTCAACTGCTCCCACAGGCAGCTGGTGCCACTCAAGGCC GAGGGTTCAGTCCAGTGGGCCAGTCTCGGAGACTCAGCCCTTCCCTGATGCACATGAAG GGGAGCACTGGGTTTCCTGATTCATCAAATGTGTCGGTAGACGCAGATGTGCCTGTCCATCAAACG GTCGTGTCGCTGTACGACTACACGGCCAACCGCTCCGATGAGCTAACAGTGCGGCGGGGCGATGTCATCAACGTGCTGTACAAAGACAACGACAGCTGGTGGTTTGGCCAGCTGGCCAGCGGGCAGCAGGGTTACTTCCCCGCCACCTATGTGGTGGACGAGA aGAGTTTTGATGAGGAGATGTCACAGGCCATTAATGCAGAGCCCATGTTTCAGCAGGAGGGGGCGCTGTCAGAGAGAGCAACACCTACGAGG ATGATGGCAGCCATCAGTGGCTCCGGTGAGCTGAAGATCCTGTCTGAGCAGGACACGGAGCCTGAGCAATCCACAAGCAG AATTAAAGGcaagaagatgaagaagaaggtGAAAAGGCGAGAGGCCATCACAGCCTCCTCCGATTCTGAGGGTCCTCGGACAGGAAGCCATAGGAGGAGGCCCCTCCCCCCACTAGGGAAGGCCAATGAGGCTTTTGAACCAGAGCCCAACACACAGAGACTGGGATAG
- the LOC125284700 gene encoding ensconsin-like — protein MPASCASLPAPMKRTVCSPDLSLIKDEIEEGIEKDKKRRGSGSGMDSKPKPARKRVEQPHIQNKTKDAAEHALKVDERLRLARERREQQQKQLASREQGWLAREERAKRHYEKHLEERRRRLEEQRVKEERRRTAVEEKRRQRLNEERERYEQVVKRTMEKSQKAKQRLSQLSRRAKLNANKAPRCRPLTEWEKDLVRRLQTPTIAQLARSRSVGASVADAVLHCCRRSASCHQVRSSSAHKVESSDANTLRKTPAIKPHNVTHRKNTKPEQCKQKLVSPVQKRNSPKNLKTQIQAVSAVRPSPPPDPPPDRPVIRAVTRRPAPQLEGLLPPLPEEDPDPGPQCDTPPRDGASVGGDIVDGVPQQQRMEEGHLDTPPPSPNKYPAPPVQLGCGSQSVQPPPAASSNCSRSSAGTTDPEEASRMLAEKRRQARQQREEKRREQFERQAQEELARRQAEENARLQAEAHLRLEEERKREEDQRKQMEEKKQREEEQKQIEEENARRLQRQREEEEARQKEMELKRQRDQHFQKEEEARQERKKRLDEIMKRTRKADSSERKPAPASTAVIEPQPKENTEPVGNHREDVILLSGPSQPNKLDLDPREDVVPSVTFKERRSLCTLTGLDHIHSQQRAEVI, from the exons ATGCCAGCGTCCTGTGCCAGCCTGCCAGCACCCATGAAGCGGACTGTTTGTTCCCCTGATCTCTCCCTCATCAAGGATGAGATAGAAGAGGGGATTGAAAAAGacaagaagaggagag GATCTGGGTCTGGGATGGACTCAAAGCCAAAACCAGCCAGAAAAAGAGTTGAACAACCACATATTCAGAACAAGACCAAAGATGCAGCAG AACACGCTCTCAAGGTTGATGAGAGACTGCGTCTGGCCCGAGAGCGCAGGGAGCAACAGCAGAAGCAACTTG CCTCACGGGAGCAGGGGTGGCTGGCCAGGGAGGAGCGCGCCAAACGCCACTATGAGAAGCACCTGGAGGAGCGCCGGCGGAGGCTGGAGGAGCAGAgggtgaaggaggagaggaggaggacggctgtggaggagaagaggaggcagAGGCTCAATGAGGAGAGG GAGCGCTATGAGCAGGTGGTGAAGAGGACCATGGAGAAGAGCCAAAAGGCCAAGCAAAGACTCAGCCAGCTCTCCAGACGAGCAAAACTCAATGCCAACAAGG CTCCCCGCTGTCGGCCTCTGACTGAGTGGGAAAAGGACCTGGTCAGGCGCCTGCAGACCCCCACCATTGCCCAGCTGGCACGCAGCAGGAGTGTGGGCGCGTCAGTAGCAGACGCAG TTCTTCATTGTTGTCGTCGTTCAGCCTCATGTCACCAGGTGCGGTCCAGCTCTGCTCATAAGGTGGAGTCATCTGATGCCAACACCCTCCGCAAAACACCAGCAATTAAACCCCATAACGTTACACATCGTAAAAACACAAAGCCAGAACAG TGCAAACAGAAATTAGTCAGCCCAGTTCAGAAGAGAAATTCCCCGAAGAATCTGAAGACTCAGATTCAGGCTGTCTCAGCAGTGAGACCGAGTCCACCCCCAGATCCCCCACCTGACAG GCCTGTTATCCGTGcggtgaccagacgtcctgcTCCACAGCTGGAGGGGCTTCTTCCACCCCTTCCAGAGGAGGACCCAGACCCTGGACCCCAATGTGACACACCACCACGGGATGGGGCTTCTGTTGGTGGAGACATTGTGGATGGAGTCCCACAGCAACAGCGGATGGAAGAGGGCCATCTAGACACGCCACCTCCTAGCCCAAACAAGTATCCAGCACCTCCTGTCCAACTCGGTTGTGGCAGCCAAAGTG TCCAGCCTCCTCCAGCAGCCTCGTCCAATTGCAGCCGGTCCTCAGCGGGCACCACTGATCCAGAGGAGGCCTCGCGGATGCTGGCAGAGAAGCGCAGACAGGCCCGCcagcagagggaggagaagaggagggagcagTTTGAGAG GCAGGCACAGGAGGAGTTGGCACGTAGGCAGGCAGAGGAGAATGCACGCCTACAGGCTGAAGCCCACCTGCgattggaggaggagagaaagagggaggaggaccAGCGAAaacagatggaggagaagaaacagagggaggaggagcagaaACAGATTGAGGAGGAAAATGCCCGCCGGCTGCAGAGACAA agggaggaagaggaggcccgTCAGAAAGAGATGGAGCTGAAGAGACAAAGAGACCAGCATTTCCAAAAGGAAGAGGAAGCGCGCCAGGAGAGGAAAAAG CGTCTGGATGAGATCATGAAGAGAACAAGGAAAGCCGACTCTTCTGAGAGG AAACCTGCACCTGCCAGCACTGCTGTGATAGAACCGCAGCCTAAAGAGAACACGGAACCCGTGGGGAACCACAGAGAGGATGTGATCCTGCTGTCTGGCCCGAGCCAGCCCAACAAGCTGGACTTGGATCCCAGAGAGGACGTGGTTCCGTCAGTGACCTTCAAAGAGCGGCGTTCCTTGTGCACCCTCACAGGGTTGGACCACATACACTCTCAGCAGAGAGCTG AGGTCATCTGA